From Deferrivibrio essentukiensis, one genomic window encodes:
- a CDS encoding diguanylate cyclase domain-containing protein has product MDIRYLKQENIRLKRVVNTIQPYFELFESISAGEKGRILDKLLDICKRETESFQGFIGIIEKDNTLFVPTFDYLKSCKVKNKDSFKLINPLEEIGYLYEVSIKTGKPFYTNIIDYSKYLKNIPEGHIKITNFMSVPVIKNGKVAGIIALANSTVDYNDDSIIAVEKIANILSVFLDDEKFVNNDNIIDAILSCHDKDFLCVVIDNKIVYANNFLINYLIDAHSLDIFSLNELTEFKNIEIINIISKAYDNIFKKGKFEDTLELFVNNELKSYEVIATPVINDEEIVGASILFKDITEFNEIISKAKKDYEVEKFISDLLQEIYKGSDLDLSISNSLSKIGEYLKLTEISVYERENKEINKIYSWNTDKISNNIKPDSLSAIFIKVEDEGIIILSGETDDNLLNSYSHIKELASVVAYPMLQQGKMFGFIIYEKRCEQNIWSIREVELLKILSNIITSAILQKKADENLKYASTHDKLTGIYNRAYFETEIERVKKGRNFPLGIFIIDVNDLKVINDKIGHAAGDELIVNAAKILKNSVRSEDCLARIGGDEFAIIIQRANENAAKSLYQRILDTQEKVNQNLENKVSMAVGFSIAKSEKEITEATKKADENMYLHKRQIKGGRQVR; this is encoded by the coding sequence ATGGATATAAGATATTTAAAACAAGAAAATATAAGACTTAAACGGGTGGTCAATACCATTCAACCTTATTTCGAACTTTTTGAATCCATTTCTGCGGGTGAAAAAGGGAGAATTCTTGATAAATTACTTGATATATGTAAAAGAGAAACTGAAAGTTTTCAGGGATTTATAGGTATTATTGAGAAAGATAATACTCTTTTTGTACCTACTTTCGATTATCTTAAATCATGTAAGGTCAAAAATAAGGATAGCTTTAAGCTTATTAATCCACTTGAGGAAATTGGATATCTGTATGAAGTTTCTATCAAAACTGGTAAACCTTTTTATACCAATATAATAGATTATTCGAAATATCTCAAAAATATCCCTGAAGGACACATTAAAATTACAAATTTTATGTCTGTCCCTGTAATAAAAAATGGGAAAGTGGCAGGTATAATTGCTTTAGCCAATTCTACTGTAGATTATAATGATGATTCAATTATAGCTGTAGAAAAGATAGCAAATATACTGTCAGTATTTTTAGATGATGAAAAATTTGTTAATAATGATAATATTATAGATGCCATACTAAGTTGCCATGATAAAGATTTTTTGTGTGTAGTGATTGATAACAAAATCGTCTATGCAAATAATTTTTTAATAAACTACCTTATTGATGCCCACTCTTTGGACATATTCTCTTTAAATGAATTAACAGAATTTAAAAATATAGAAATTATTAATATAATATCTAAGGCTTATGACAATATCTTTAAGAAAGGTAAATTTGAAGATACATTGGAGTTATTTGTCAATAATGAGTTAAAAAGCTATGAAGTTATTGCCACACCTGTAATTAACGATGAGGAAATTGTGGGTGCCTCAATACTATTTAAAGACATTACCGAATTTAATGAAATTATCTCAAAAGCAAAAAAAGATTATGAGGTTGAAAAATTTATATCAGACCTTCTGCAAGAAATATACAAAGGGAGCGATTTGGATTTAAGTATTTCAAATAGCCTTTCAAAAATAGGAGAATATTTGAAATTAACTGAGATTTCCGTTTATGAGCGTGAAAATAAGGAAATTAATAAAATATACTCATGGAATACAGACAAGATATCAAATAATATCAAACCTGACAGCTTGTCAGCCATATTTATTAAAGTTGAAGATGAGGGGATTATTATTTTAAGCGGTGAAACAGATGACAACCTTTTAAATTCGTATTCACACATCAAAGAACTTGCTTCTGTTGTTGCCTATCCTATGTTGCAACAAGGAAAAATGTTTGGATTTATAATATATGAAAAAAGGTGTGAGCAAAATATATGGAGTATCAGGGAAGTAGAGCTTCTTAAAATTTTATCAAATATTATTACATCTGCAATTTTGCAGAAAAAGGCTGACGAAAATCTTAAATATGCAAGCACACACGATAAGTTAACCGGAATTTACAATAGAGCATATTTTGAAACTGAAATTGAAAGGGTAAAAAAAGGAAGAAATTTTCCACTTGGCATTTTTATTATTGATGTAAATGATTTAAAAGTTATAAATGATAAAATTGGGCATGCTGCCGGTGATGAACTTATTGTAAATGCAGCAAAAATTCTAAAAAATTCTGTCAGAAGTGAAGACTGTCTTGCAAGAATAGGAGGGGATGAATTTGCTATAATCATACAAAGGGCAAATGAAAATGCAGCAAAAAGTCTTTATCAGAGAATTTTAGATACTCAGGAAAAAGTAAATCAAAACCTTGAAAATAAAGTTTCCATGGCTGTTGGGTTTTCAATAGCAAAAAGCGAAAAAGAGATTACCGAAGCTACTAAAAAGGCGGATGAAAATATGTATTTGCATAAGCGTCAAATTAAAGGGGGAAGACAGGTGCGGTAA
- a CDS encoding DEAD/DEAH box helicase — protein sequence MNTLEKFRELGISENILTSIKKKGFEAPSPIQAKIIPEIFNSTDDLIGQAQTGTGKTAAFGIPIIQLLSEERNKVKALILTPTRELCLQVAEELNTLKGKKKTKIIPVYGGQSIDLQIRRLQEGVDIVVGTPGRIIDHLKRKTLNLSHIEFLVLDEADEMLNMGFIEDIEYILKNTNSTKRTLLFSATMPKEIKQIAQKYMKNQRVVAVENKTLTTDLTDQIYFEVNEDDKFEALCRIRDIVPDFYGIVFCRTKVDVDNVANKLIDRGYSAEALHGDISQYQRERILKKFKNKQINILVATDVAARGIDISDLTHVINYSLPQDPESYVHRIGRTGRAGKEGTAITFVTPDEYRRLVYIMRIAKAKIKKGDLPKVEDIIETKKAKIIEEIKATAETVDYEKNRHIDELSKELLGQLTPEQIVKALLSMNYGDEFDESSYSEIRDTKSVNRKGKARLFVSMGKENNATPKSLADFIYEKTGVEQRLLREIKVFDKFSFVTVPYEEAEVILTYFKKNKRGKRPMVEIAKEKKN from the coding sequence ATGAACACACTTGAAAAATTCAGAGAATTAGGAATATCTGAAAACATTTTAACATCAATAAAAAAGAAAGGATTTGAAGCACCATCACCTATACAAGCTAAGATAATCCCAGAAATTTTTAATTCCACTGACGACCTTATAGGTCAAGCACAAACCGGTACGGGAAAAACTGCAGCATTTGGAATACCAATAATTCAACTGTTATCAGAAGAAAGAAACAAGGTTAAAGCATTGATTTTAACTCCTACAAGAGAATTATGTTTGCAAGTTGCTGAAGAATTAAACACTCTTAAAGGGAAAAAGAAAACTAAAATTATACCTGTTTACGGTGGGCAATCTATCGATTTGCAAATTAGAAGACTTCAAGAAGGTGTGGATATTGTTGTAGGGACACCGGGCAGAATTATAGACCACTTAAAAAGAAAAACGCTTAATTTATCCCATATAGAATTTTTAGTACTTGATGAGGCGGATGAAATGCTCAATATGGGTTTTATAGAGGATATTGAGTATATTTTAAAAAATACAAATTCAACTAAAAGGACTCTTCTGTTTTCGGCAACTATGCCTAAAGAGATTAAGCAAATTGCTCAAAAGTACATGAAAAACCAAAGAGTTGTCGCTGTAGAAAACAAAACATTGACTACCGATTTAACTGATCAAATTTACTTTGAAGTCAATGAAGACGATAAATTTGAAGCACTTTGTAGAATAAGGGATATTGTGCCGGATTTTTATGGTATTGTCTTTTGCAGGACTAAAGTAGACGTAGATAATGTTGCCAATAAGCTTATTGATAGAGGCTACAGTGCCGAAGCTCTACACGGGGATATTTCCCAATATCAAAGGGAAAGGATTTTAAAAAAATTTAAAAACAAGCAAATTAATATATTGGTAGCCACAGATGTTGCCGCAAGAGGAATTGATATTTCCGACTTAACACACGTAATAAATTACTCATTGCCCCAAGACCCTGAGTCTTATGTGCATAGAATCGGCCGAACAGGAAGAGCCGGTAAAGAAGGCACAGCAATTACATTTGTAACCCCTGACGAATACAGAAGATTGGTATACATAATGAGAATTGCAAAAGCAAAAATTAAAAAAGGTGATCTTCCTAAAGTAGAAGATATTATTGAGACAAAAAAGGCTAAGATTATTGAAGAGATAAAAGCAACTGCAGAAACAGTTGATTATGAAAAAAACAGACATATAGATGAACTCTCAAAAGAGCTATTAGGCCAGCTTACACCGGAGCAGATTGTGAAGGCATTACTATCTATGAATTATGGGGATGAGTTTGATGAATCTTCATACTCTGAAATAAGGGATACTAAATCTGTAAACAGAAAAGGTAAGGCAAGACTGTTTGTATCCATGGGGAAAGAAAACAATGCAACACCTAAAAGTTTGGCTGACTTTATTTATGAGAAAACGGGTGTAGAGCAAAGACTTTTGAGAGAGATTAAAGTATTTGATAAATTTTCTTTTGTAACCGTACCATATGAAGAGGCTGAGGTTATTTTAACATATTTTAAAAAGAATAAGCGCGGTAAAAGGCCAATGGTTGAGATAGCAAAGGAAAAGAAAAACTAA